Part of the Phycisphaerae bacterium genome, ACATCTTAAACTCGCTGTGAGGCGAAGACGGTCCTACGGCGATCCCCGTGCCGAAATCGGATTCTCGGCAAATCGCACGATCGGACTGATTACATAGATTCTATCGCGGTCATTGCCCCGAGACTGCGGCCCCTCCGCCGCATGCTCAGTGAAAAAGACCGTCCCGAGGACAGGCCGCAATCGATCGCGATCGGCTCCGCCGATGACGAGAAAACCACCCTCGGGAATCTGGGCTCCGATTCGCATGTCGGTAAAGGTTTGCTTGCGTTCTTCCGGCACTTCAATCAGTTCACCATCGGGGCGCCGAACCCATTTCGTCGACAGCGGCGGTTCTTCAATCTCGGGCACGACCTCAATCCAGATATCCTTCAGATTGCTGGAACGGATATCGAATTTCACGATCAGACGGGCGACAGCGCCGATCAGATCGGATCCGTGCAATGCGCCACGCCGATCAAAGTGAAACACCGTCGAGAGCGGACCGATGGAACCGAGTTCCACCACGATTGGCTTATCCACATCGGGCGTTACCTCATCCATCTTCAACTTCACGCCGTCAATCGAATCCAGATATTCCATCAGCGCCGGTCTGTCAGAATCCCGGCCGACGGCTGCATGGAAGCCGTTCGAACGCTGCCGAAGTGCGCCCCCTGCGTCCGCGGTGGGAGTTGACGCGATTGACCAGAGTTTGGACTGATTGCCGAATGTGCCGAGTGGAGCTGTAACAAGATGCACCCGAAAATGCACGGCCAAGCGCTGCATAGGCCGACTGAAGATGGCACGCGGCCCTTCGTCGGCATTAACCGCGAGCCGGGGCGGAGCCTTGAGAATTCCCTCATCGTCGGGCGCCGGTTCGCCTGGTTTCCCCGATGTCCGGTCGACGGAAGGCGCCGTGCCATGCGGCGGGCACCCGAAGTTCATCGAAAAAATCGCGAAAAGCGCCACCGTGATACGCGCCCAAGCCGGTCGATTCGGCAATTTCAAGAGGTATCTGCCAGAAAGTGACGCCAGGATGTTCATCGGTTCGCGTTTCGCCTCACCGTTGACTCTATCGCGCAGTGCATCATCAGACTCTATTAATCGAGGGTCATGTGGTCAAATCAGTGACTAGCGCCTCTCGGCTCGAGCGATCTCACAGAGTTTTTCGCATCCCCGACGGAGCATTTCATCCGTGGTCGCATAACTGATGCGGAAGTGGGTGTCGCGACGCGAGAAGACCGACCCGGGAATCACGAGTACTTCCCGCTCGGCCGCAATCTCGCAGAATTCGGTGGCCGAACGAAACTGAGATGGGACTTCGGCAAATACGTAGAAACCACCGCCCGGTCTTACGAAGCGGAAAGCCGGAGAAAGTAGCTCGCACACCAGATCGCGTTTTCGGGCGTAATCCCGCCGATGCTGTGACACATCCGCTTTTAATGCCGCGAGCGTTGCGTACTGAGCAATGGACGGCGCACAAACAAAGGTGTACTGCTGGAACTTCATCATTTCTTGGATGATTTGCGCAGGCCCGGCCGCGAAGCCCATCCGCCAGCCGGTGACTCCGTAAGTCTTGCCGAAGCCTCGAAGTGCAAGCGTGTGTTCAGGCGCCAAGGTCAACGGACACGGGCTGGGGGCGTCGTAGCATAGTCGGTCGTAAATCTCGTCGGAGATCAGGAGGAGTCCATGCCTCTTTGCAATGGATGCGGCTGCAGTCATCTCATCGGGGGTCATCACCCGGCCAGTCGGGTTCCCTGGCGAGTTGACCATCAGCACCTTGGTGCGCGGCGTGATGGCGGCCTCGACCGCAGCGGCATCGAATCGAAAGTCGGGGTACGAAGAGATCGTGACCGGCTTTCCGCCGACCATGTTCACGAGATGGACATAGGAGACGAAGTACGGATCGAGGAAAACCACTTCGTCGCCGGGCCCCACTGTCGCCAGCAGGGCAAGCGTCAGCCCACCGGACACGCCGGATGTCACAAGCACGGTCGGCTCGTGGCCGTCAAACTCCTTGCGGAGTTGAGCAACGATCTGTTCGCGCAGCTCCGGAAGCCCCGCGTTGGGTGTATAGCGATTGTGACCGGCACGGACCGCATCGATGGCGGCCTGTTTCATTTCGTCCGGCGCGTCGTAATCCGGCTGACCGATTGAAAGGTCGCAGGGATTCTTCATTCGAGCGGCAAGTTCAAAGAACCGCCGAATGCCCGAAAATTCAACCTTCCCAGTCCGATCAGCGAGTATACGTGCGTAATCCATGTCGTCCCTTCATGATGGACGGCGCGACACGGTGATATCGAGCGATTCGATCAGGCGAATGGCCTACTTCTTGGCAGGCGCCGCTTCACCCTCGGCTGGAGCAGCCTTCTTCGACTTGCCGCCGACGCTGACCTTCCGGTTGCCAACCTTCGGCAGACCGATCGGACGCGACTTGGTCGCCTCGAATTTCTCCTCGTCCATGAGCTTCTGAATCCGCTCGGCACGATTCAGCACGTTTCGGTGCCGAACGAGCGAGCTTCGGGCCTTGAGGGAGCGATCCATTGACATCAAAACTACTCCTTGAATACGACCGGGCGACCCTTCATCGCATTGCCATGACTGACGAAGAAGCAATCCTTAAACTGATAGCGGCCGCCGCCCCTGAAATACTCCTGACCGACTTTCTCTATCTGGCGAAGGAACGCTTCGCGATCCGCGCGTGTGTCCTTCGACATTCTGAATCCAGCCGCTGAATACAGGATAAATCCTCGCGGCAATTCCCTGGCGAATGTTTCGAATCCTCGGGCTCTCAGGAAGCGTCTGACATCTTCCAACTCGGCCCGAAGGTCTTCGCCGCTCTTGTCCGCCGAAATCTGGAACCACTCAATCTGAACATAGTTCAGCTTCTTCTGATCGGGCGAATCGTCTGTCGCTGGCGGATCGATTCGCACGGCCTGATTCGCAACGATGTTGTTTTTCGTCACCGAG contains:
- a CDS encoding aminotransferase class I/II-fold pyridoxal phosphate-dependent enzyme: MDYARILADRTGKVEFSGIRRFFELAARMKNPCDLSIGQPDYDAPDEMKQAAIDAVRAGHNRYTPNAGLPELREQIVAQLRKEFDGHEPTVLVTSGVSGGLTLALLATVGPGDEVVFLDPYFVSYVHLVNMVGGKPVTISSYPDFRFDAAAVEAAITPRTKVLMVNSPGNPTGRVMTPDEMTAAASIAKRHGLLLISDEIYDRLCYDAPSPCPLTLAPEHTLALRGFGKTYGVTGWRMGFAAGPAQIIQEMMKFQQYTFVCAPSIAQYATLAALKADVSQHRRDYARKRDLVCELLSPAFRFVRPGGGFYVFAEVPSQFRSATEFCEIAAEREVLVIPGSVFSRRDTHFRISYATTDEMLRRGCEKLCEIARAERR
- a CDS encoding small basic protein codes for the protein MSMDRSLKARSSLVRHRNVLNRAERIQKLMDEEKFEATKSRPIGLPKVGNRKVSVGGKSKKAAPAEGEAAPAKK